A window of Rufibacter sp. LB8 contains these coding sequences:
- a CDS encoding Ig-like domain-containing protein, producing MKHFYSPSSVGLKKDQPRHSTALLVRYVLALLVFVQLGLASSAVAETARVYRADYCGTATNGDYSYDVTTSGGKLNFTFVPLAPIAQSNMALLYTRPGTTGGWAGHPQMVKEGNEFKLSINAPADGSVISFYFTYSAAPDPGERNSSATPHVYTVGSTCGAAPANTAPTVSMTTSAGPFIAPATIQLQANATDADGTITKVEFFNGETLLGMDDTAPYTFEWTGVAAGTYSLKAKATDNGTLSTTSEPVAVTVATSGGTTPTYCGVAANGDYAYDINTAGGKVNITFVPLAPIAQSDMALLYTRPGTTGGWMGHPRMVKEGNVFKLSVDAPADGAVMSFYFTYSAAPDPGERNSSANPHVYTVGSTCGTAPANAAPSVTLTTSAGPFTAPATITLSANAIDTDGTIARVEFYNGATLLGSDDSAPYTFEWTNVAAGTYSLTAKAIDNGGSSGTSSATSITVNGTGGGETPVACGTAVNGDYSYNVTTVDGRLNFTFIPLAPIAQSNMALLYTRPGTTGGWAGNPAMQKEGNVFKLSITAPADGSVISFYFTYSAAPDPGERNSLANPHVYTVGSTCGAAPANALPTVTLTSPEANATFAAPATVSLAAMATDTDGTIAKVEFFEGTTLIGTAAASPFTATWSATTAGTYSITAKATDNAGGTSTSEPRTITVTGGTPPTYCSTGNSGDYGYNVTTSGGKLNFTFVPLAPIALSDMALLYTRPGTTGGWMGHPRMVKEGNVFKLSIDAPADGTLISFYFTYSAAPQPGEKNSMATPHTYTVGTTCSAVENVAPTVTMTGPAATASFTAPASVTLTATAADTDGSIAKVEFYNGATLLGEGTLADGVYSYKWSNVMGGSYTITAKATDNANAATTSAALTVTVTKAMPTVSMTGPATNTFTAPAALTLTATAADADGTISKVEFFNGTTLLGAGTATNGVYSFTWNNVMGGTYTITAKATDNDDQVTTSSALTVTVTKAMPTVTMTGPTTGTFTAPAALALSATAADADGTISKVEFFNGTTLLGAGTLSNGVYSYSWNNVMAGTYSITAKATDNDDLSTTSQAMTVTVNKAMPTAAITSHTNGARVNGPGNVVLTATASDPDGTISKVEFFNGTTLLGQAILANGVYSYTWMNVALGTYSITAKVTDNDDQAFTSAAMSIIVRDPLGVKEVIAASDDFKVYPNPAAGVVNISSAILKGSAYTIVDMLGKTVLVGNVNEQEVSIEHLPAGIYTIIAVKNGERVQRRFVKQ from the coding sequence ATGAAACACTTCTACTCCCCAAGCTCTGTTGGGTTAAAGAAAGACCAGCCAAGGCACAGCACTGCTCTGTTGGTGCGGTACGTGCTCGCGCTATTGGTTTTTGTGCAACTAGGTTTAGCCTCCTCTGCGGTAGCAGAAACGGCCCGCGTTTACCGTGCTGATTATTGCGGAACGGCCACCAATGGTGATTACAGCTATGATGTCACCACCTCGGGCGGTAAGTTGAACTTCACCTTTGTGCCCCTCGCCCCCATTGCTCAGAGCAACATGGCTCTCTTGTACACCAGGCCAGGTACTACCGGCGGATGGGCCGGTCATCCGCAAATGGTAAAAGAAGGCAACGAATTTAAACTCTCTATCAACGCTCCGGCAGACGGCTCTGTCATCTCCTTTTACTTTACCTACAGCGCCGCGCCAGACCCCGGCGAACGTAATTCCAGCGCCACGCCCCATGTGTACACCGTGGGGTCCACTTGCGGGGCTGCTCCGGCCAACACGGCACCCACGGTCTCCATGACCACCTCCGCGGGACCGTTTATCGCACCTGCCACCATTCAACTGCAAGCCAATGCCACAGATGCAGACGGCACCATCACCAAAGTGGAGTTCTTTAACGGCGAAACCTTGTTAGGCATGGATGATACTGCTCCTTATACTTTTGAGTGGACGGGCGTTGCCGCCGGCACGTATTCTTTAAAAGCCAAAGCAACAGACAATGGCACCTTGTCCACTACCTCAGAACCGGTGGCCGTAACGGTAGCAACCTCGGGCGGTACTACGCCAACCTACTGCGGGGTGGCCGCCAACGGTGACTATGCCTATGACATTAACACCGCCGGTGGAAAAGTGAACATTACGTTTGTGCCGCTGGCGCCCATTGCGCAAAGTGATATGGCCTTGTTATACACCCGTCCGGGCACTACGGGCGGTTGGATGGGGCACCCGCGCATGGTAAAAGAAGGAAACGTTTTCAAGCTGTCAGTAGATGCCCCGGCAGACGGTGCTGTCATGTCTTTCTACTTTACCTACAGCGCCGCGCCAGACCCCGGTGAAAGAAACTCCTCAGCTAACCCGCATGTGTACACCGTAGGAAGCACCTGTGGCACGGCGCCTGCCAATGCGGCCCCCTCAGTTACCTTAACTACCTCCGCTGGACCATTTACGGCACCTGCCACCATCACTTTATCGGCTAACGCCATAGACACAGACGGTACCATTGCCAGGGTTGAATTCTACAACGGCGCCACCCTGCTTGGCTCTGATGATTCTGCCCCCTATACCTTTGAATGGACCAACGTGGCCGCGGGCACTTATTCATTGACGGCCAAAGCCATTGACAACGGCGGCTCATCAGGAACCTCTTCGGCAACTTCTATCACCGTGAATGGTACTGGCGGCGGAGAAACACCGGTGGCCTGTGGAACCGCCGTAAACGGTGATTACAGCTATAATGTGACCACCGTAGACGGTAGGCTGAACTTCACGTTTATTCCCTTGGCCCCCATTGCCCAGAGCAACATGGCGCTGTTGTACACTCGCCCCGGCACCACCGGCGGTTGGGCAGGAAATCCGGCTATGCAGAAAGAAGGCAATGTGTTCAAGTTGTCTATCACTGCACCTGCAGACGGGTCTGTGATCTCGTTCTATTTTACGTATAGTGCCGCCCCGGACCCCGGCGAGCGTAACTCCCTGGCTAACCCGCATGTGTACACCGTGGGCTCCACCTGTGGTGCCGCCCCTGCCAATGCCTTGCCTACCGTTACGTTGACCAGCCCAGAAGCCAACGCCACGTTTGCGGCACCGGCTACGGTTTCCCTGGCTGCTATGGCCACAGACACTGACGGTACCATTGCCAAAGTGGAGTTTTTTGAAGGCACTACCTTAATTGGGACAGCCGCCGCCAGTCCGTTCACCGCCACCTGGTCGGCCACAACGGCCGGCACCTACAGCATCACCGCTAAAGCCACCGATAACGCGGGCGGCACCAGCACCTCAGAACCCAGAACCATCACCGTGACGGGCGGTACTCCGCCAACGTATTGCAGTACGGGCAACAGCGGCGACTACGGCTATAATGTCACTACGTCTGGCGGTAAGCTGAACTTCACGTTTGTGCCTTTGGCGCCTATTGCCTTAAGTGATATGGCCTTGTTATACACCCGTCCGGGGACTACGGGCGGCTGGATGGGGCACCCGCGCATGGTGAAAGAAGGCAATGTGTTCAAACTGTCCATTGATGCCCCGGCAGACGGAACGCTGATTTCTTTCTACTTCACGTACAGCGCCGCGCCACAGCCAGGTGAAAAAAATTCCATGGCCACCCCGCATACCTACACGGTGGGCACCACCTGCAGTGCAGTGGAAAATGTAGCGCCAACGGTGACCATGACTGGTCCGGCCGCCACGGCCTCCTTCACGGCGCCCGCCTCAGTTACCTTGACAGCCACTGCTGCTGATACAGACGGTTCTATTGCCAAGGTGGAGTTCTACAACGGTGCCACCTTGCTGGGCGAAGGTACCTTGGCAGACGGTGTGTATTCTTATAAATGGAGCAACGTGATGGGCGGCAGCTACACCATTACCGCCAAAGCCACTGACAATGCCAATGCCGCCACCACTTCTGCCGCCTTGACAGTAACGGTAACCAAGGCCATGCCAACGGTGAGCATGACAGGCCCTGCTACCAACACGTTCACCGCACCGGCCGCCCTTACCTTGACGGCCACTGCCGCAGATGCAGATGGCACCATCTCTAAAGTAGAATTCTTCAACGGAACCACCCTGCTAGGAGCCGGAACAGCCACCAATGGCGTGTACAGCTTTACCTGGAACAATGTCATGGGCGGAACTTATACCATTACCGCCAAAGCAACAGACAATGATGACCAGGTGACTACTTCATCTGCCTTGACGGTAACGGTAACCAAAGCAATGCCAACCGTTACCATGACGGGGCCGACTACTGGCACGTTCACAGCGCCGGCCGCCCTGGCTTTGTCGGCTACTGCCGCAGATGCTGACGGAACCATCTCTAAAGTAGAATTCTTCAACGGAACCACCTTGTTGGGAGCAGGAACCTTGAGCAACGGGGTGTACAGCTACAGCTGGAATAACGTGATGGCCGGTACGTATTCCATCACCGCTAAGGCCACCGACAATGATGACTTAAGCACTACTTCCCAGGCCATGACAGTAACGGTGAACAAAGCCATGCCAACGGCAGCTATCACCAGCCACACCAACGGTGCGCGCGTGAACGGTCCGGGTAACGTGGTCTTGACGGCCACGGCTTCTGACCCAGATGGTACTATTTCTAAAGTGGAATTCTTTAACGGTACTACCTTGCTAGGCCAAGCAATTTTAGCAAACGGCGTGTACAGCTACACCTGGATGAACGTGGCCTTGGGCACCTACTCCATCACCGCCAAAGTAACCGACAATGATGACCAAGCGTTCACCAGCGCTGCCATGTCTATCATTGTTCGTGACCCACTAGGCGTGAAAGAGGTGATTGCTGCGTCAGATGACTTTAAAGTGTATCCTAACCCAGCCGCCGGCGTGGTGAACATTTCATCAGCCATTCTGAAAGGGAGCGCTTACACCATTGTAGACATGCTGGGAAAAACAGTGCTTGTGGGCAACGTGAATGAACAGGAGGTCTCTATAGAGCATCTGCCAGCCGGTATCTACACCATTATTGCGGTGAAGAACGGGGAGCGTGTACAACGGCGCTTTGTAAAGCAATAG
- a CDS encoding glycosyl hydrolase translates to MSAQIVTVGSGSYTKTHPGVDAAGRNGVPPGTAQLSGNAVGKPVPTNDWWSAKLNNNHVNNIFNYPLGFRTHATGLVTSYVVPSSTPQESREPMSDVMPVTVGVTGLNATRATISDYSDWTVTMNWANGTHSFDATIGMAMPITYYTKAASDEASVTVTLGTVTIANEMLLILNSQRGANFAVYAPTGSTWTKTGNTYTSSLNGKNYWSMAFLPPSATNAQAVANEYKRFAYVFPIDTRAVWAYNESSSTMKTDFTVTPVVKEGVENKVLLGLLPHQWDYLASSSAQPEGYSYPSVRGEIKTIAGNTFSVENKFHGILPTLPYVSNYSQGFSPAALASKIQSIENNGLDEWTDSYNEGQMMNRLIQTARIADLMGNTAARDKMLQTIKTRLEDWLSVENGEKAFLFYYSPAWTALIGYPAGHGQDNNLNDHHFHWGYFIHAASFVEQFQPGWAAQWGEMVNMLVKDSANPNRTDEMFPFLRNFNPYSGHSWSNGFASFPFGNDQESTSESMQFNSSLIHWGTITGNTQIRDLGIYLYTTEQTAIEEYWFDIHNRTLKPEYQYSLVSRIWGAGYDRQTFWTSDIAATYGIEMYPIHGGSLYLGHHLEYSQKLWDEISRNTGILTNEANPNLWHDVMWEYLSFIDPAKAIELYNSNPNRSLKFGISDAQTYYWLHSMNALGKVDATVTANYPIAASFLKNGQKTYVAHNYSNAPITVTFSDGGSLTVPARSMATSKDVAVGGTIATNYTQVPVNGSVELTVSTTGSGVTAVEFFDCDRSLGRSTTAPFKTTVANLAIGVHQFYARVYAGTNFTVTNSVAVQVGGQVAYSGTPAVIPGTIEAGLYDKYEGGLGQGITYNDATAYNEGNFRKDEHVDASQEGAEGATVGWIDAGEWMEYTVQVTEPGIYSVAIRYASGAANGGGPFHLQLDGRKVGADITVASTGDWGAWATKNVTGLELTSGEHVLRVQVTQGGFNLGKMTFTRTAPLPYGVPVANAGANVIVVLPQATATLNGSGSSHPDGTALTYAWTQIYGPSTAVFSSNTAINPTISGLVEGVYQLKLTVSDGINTAQDEVLVIVSADAKIKPIVSLTSPAPNTSVTEGATVSISASAEDVDGTVQLVEFYLNGNKIDQSTGAPYQMNWTARLGTHQLTAKATDNDGGTSLTQARTLTVTQAPSCTGGPANGDYTYEFSQDSDNPTLTFRPGRTGVGSPTLLFYYSTSANGPFPGRGVTANTPFQVTASRGQTIYFYFTYSTSAGEANTANAKHSFVIGGCGSTTTNTAPVAMAGPDRTIQLPMNSLTLNGAGSYDPDGDVLTYAWTKVSGPAVTMGTTSQSTLSLSDLVVGTYAFDLTVADGRGGTHTARMTLTVQSPNSVYGALDGNFRFYPNPVVDFLHLELEHAKGELVITDIAGSRKQTVSISSTKPVLDLRNYAAGVYFITITQDKKTVRLKVLKR, encoded by the coding sequence GTGTCTGCTCAAATAGTTACTGTGGGCAGCGGAAGCTACACCAAAACCCACCCGGGCGTTGATGCCGCGGGCCGGAACGGCGTTCCACCCGGCACGGCCCAACTCAGCGGCAATGCCGTGGGCAAACCGGTGCCTACCAATGACTGGTGGTCGGCGAAGCTGAACAACAACCACGTCAATAATATCTTCAACTATCCTTTGGGCTTTAGAACACATGCCACTGGCTTGGTGACCAGCTACGTGGTGCCATCGTCCACGCCGCAAGAAAGCCGCGAACCCATGAGCGACGTGATGCCCGTGACTGTGGGGGTGACCGGCCTGAACGCCACCCGCGCCACCATCTCAGATTACTCAGACTGGACCGTGACCATGAACTGGGCCAACGGCACCCACTCCTTTGATGCCACCATTGGCATGGCCATGCCCATCACGTATTACACCAAAGCTGCGTCTGACGAAGCTTCGGTAACCGTAACCTTGGGCACGGTGACTATTGCAAATGAAATGCTCCTGATTCTGAATTCGCAACGCGGCGCCAACTTTGCGGTGTACGCGCCTACGGGCTCCACCTGGACGAAGACTGGCAACACCTACACTTCCTCCCTGAACGGAAAGAACTATTGGTCCATGGCCTTCTTGCCGCCCTCGGCCACCAATGCGCAGGCCGTAGCCAATGAATACAAACGGTTCGCCTACGTGTTCCCCATTGACACCCGCGCGGTGTGGGCGTACAATGAAAGTAGCTCTACCATGAAGACCGATTTCACGGTAACGCCTGTAGTGAAAGAAGGCGTAGAGAACAAAGTATTGCTGGGTTTGCTTCCGCACCAGTGGGATTATCTGGCCTCTTCCTCGGCGCAGCCGGAAGGCTATTCGTACCCATCTGTGCGTGGTGAAATCAAAACCATAGCCGGCAACACCTTTTCCGTGGAGAATAAATTCCATGGCATTCTGCCTACGCTGCCCTATGTGAGCAATTACAGCCAAGGCTTCAGTCCCGCGGCGTTGGCCAGCAAAATTCAGTCAATTGAAAACAACGGCCTGGACGAATGGACCGATTCTTACAACGAAGGTCAGATGATGAACCGCTTAATCCAAACCGCGCGCATTGCTGACCTGATGGGCAACACCGCGGCCCGCGACAAAATGCTCCAGACCATTAAAACCCGCCTGGAAGATTGGCTGAGCGTGGAGAATGGCGAGAAAGCATTCCTGTTCTACTACAGCCCCGCTTGGACAGCTTTGATTGGCTATCCAGCTGGTCACGGGCAAGACAATAACCTGAACGACCACCACTTCCATTGGGGCTATTTCATTCACGCGGCATCATTTGTAGAGCAGTTTCAACCCGGTTGGGCAGCGCAATGGGGCGAAATGGTGAACATGCTGGTGAAAGACTCGGCCAACCCCAACCGCACCGATGAAATGTTCCCATTCCTGAGAAACTTCAACCCGTATTCCGGTCACAGCTGGTCAAATGGGTTTGCGTCGTTCCCCTTCGGGAATGACCAGGAATCTACCTCTGAGAGCATGCAGTTCAACTCGTCGCTGATTCATTGGGGCACCATTACGGGCAATACCCAAATCAGAGATTTAGGCATTTACCTGTACACCACCGAACAGACGGCCATTGAAGAATATTGGTTTGACATCCACAACCGCACCCTCAAACCAGAATACCAGTACAGCCTGGTATCTAGAATCTGGGGCGCGGGCTATGACCGCCAAACCTTCTGGACCAGTGATATTGCCGCCACGTACGGCATTGAGATGTACCCCATCCACGGCGGTTCTTTGTACTTAGGCCACCATTTAGAATACTCGCAGAAACTGTGGGACGAAATCTCCCGCAACACCGGCATTCTTACCAATGAAGCCAACCCCAATCTCTGGCATGACGTGATGTGGGAATACCTGTCGTTCATTGACCCAGCCAAAGCCATTGAACTCTATAACTCCAACCCTAACCGAAGCCTTAAATTCGGGATTTCTGATGCGCAGACGTATTACTGGCTGCACAGCATGAACGCCCTGGGCAAGGTAGATGCCACGGTTACGGCCAATTATCCCATTGCGGCCTCGTTCTTGAAAAACGGACAGAAAACGTATGTGGCGCATAACTATTCCAACGCGCCTATCACGGTTACGTTCTCAGACGGCGGTTCTTTGACCGTGCCGGCGCGTTCCATGGCCACCAGCAAAGATGTAGCGGTGGGCGGCACTATTGCCACCAATTACACCCAAGTGCCCGTGAACGGAAGCGTGGAATTGACCGTGTCTACCACTGGCTCTGGCGTGACCGCCGTGGAGTTCTTTGACTGTGACCGTTCTTTGGGAAGATCCACTACTGCTCCTTTCAAAACGACTGTGGCTAACCTGGCCATTGGTGTGCACCAGTTCTACGCCCGTGTGTATGCCGGAACCAACTTTACGGTTACCAACAGCGTGGCGGTGCAAGTTGGCGGGCAAGTGGCGTATTCCGGCACGCCAGCCGTGATTCCGGGTACCATTGAAGCTGGTTTGTATGACAAGTACGAAGGCGGCTTGGGCCAGGGCATTACCTATAATGACGCCACGGCATATAATGAAGGCAATTTCAGGAAAGATGAACACGTAGACGCCAGCCAGGAAGGAGCCGAAGGCGCCACCGTGGGCTGGATTGACGCCGGCGAATGGATGGAATACACCGTGCAGGTGACCGAGCCGGGCATTTATTCTGTGGCCATCCGCTACGCCTCGGGTGCAGCCAACGGCGGCGGACCTTTCCACCTGCAATTAGACGGACGTAAAGTAGGAGCAGACATCACGGTGGCTTCTACCGGCGACTGGGGCGCCTGGGCAACTAAAAATGTGACTGGGCTGGAACTAACTTCCGGGGAACACGTGCTGCGTGTACAGGTAACGCAAGGCGGTTTCAACTTAGGTAAGATGACCTTCACGCGTACCGCACCTTTGCCATACGGCGTACCGGTGGCCAACGCGGGAGCCAACGTGATTGTGGTGCTTCCGCAGGCAACGGCTACGCTAAATGGCTCAGGCAGCAGCCACCCAGACGGTACGGCGCTTACTTACGCCTGGACGCAGATTTATGGACCTTCTACCGCGGTTTTCTCCAGCAACACAGCTATCAACCCGACTATTTCTGGTTTGGTGGAAGGTGTATACCAACTCAAACTGACCGTAAGCGATGGCATCAATACTGCGCAGGATGAAGTCTTGGTTATTGTCTCAGCAGATGCGAAGATTAAACCCATTGTTTCGCTCACGTCACCCGCGCCAAATACGTCGGTGACCGAAGGAGCCACGGTTTCCATTTCGGCCAGCGCCGAAGACGTGGACGGCACCGTGCAATTGGTGGAATTCTATCTGAACGGGAACAAGATTGATCAGTCTACCGGAGCGCCGTACCAGATGAACTGGACAGCCCGCCTGGGCACACACCAGCTCACCGCCAAAGCCACCGACAATGACGGCGGCACTAGCTTAACCCAAGCCCGTACGCTGACCGTGACCCAAGCGCCCTCCTGCACCGGCGGGCCTGCCAACGGAGATTATACCTATGAATTTTCCCAGGACAGTGACAACCCAACCCTCACGTTCCGTCCCGGCAGAACCGGCGTAGGCAGCCCCACCTTGCTGTTTTACTACTCCACTTCGGCCAACGGCCCGTTCCCGGGCAGAGGCGTGACGGCCAACACGCCGTTCCAAGTCACCGCCAGCCGCGGGCAGACCATTTACTTCTATTTCACCTACAGTACATCCGCCGGTGAGGCGAACACCGCCAATGCCAAGCATTCTTTTGTAATAGGCGGCTGCGGAAGCACTACCACCAACACCGCACCTGTGGCCATGGCTGGACCAGATAGAACCATTCAACTTCCAATGAACAGCCTCACGTTGAATGGTGCCGGCAGCTATGACCCAGACGGAGATGTGTTGACCTATGCCTGGACCAAAGTATCGGGACCGGCCGTGACTATGGGCACTACTTCGCAGTCCACGCTTTCCTTGTCAGACCTGGTAGTTGGCACCTACGCATTTGACCTGACGGTGGCAGACGGACGCGGCGGCACACACACTGCTAGAATGACCTTAACAGTGCAAAGTCCTAATTCTGTGTATGGTGCATTAGACGGAAACTTCCGCTTTTATCCCAACCCGGTGGTAGACTTCCTGCACCTGGAACTGGAGCACGCCAAAGGCGAACTCGTGATCACAGACATAGCCGGAAGCCGGAAGCAGACCGTTTCCATTTCTTCTACTAAACCAGTCCTTGACCTTCGGAACTATGCGGCTGGGGTTTACTTCATCACCATCACGCAAGACAAGAAGACCGTCCGGTTGAAAGTGTTGAAACGGTAG